The following nucleotide sequence is from Nycticebus coucang isolate mNycCou1 chromosome 8, mNycCou1.pri, whole genome shotgun sequence.
AGGTGGGGACATGGGAGCCAGGACTCTGGAGGGTATGCCGTCCTGCAATGGCCGGGGCAACACCACCGGATTAGGAGCTGAGCACACACCATGTTACCTCTGTCTGCAAAGGCTCTAGCAATGAGCATGTACTGCCTTTATTAAGAAACTCTCAACAGCTGAGCCCAGGGCACCCATGGGACCCCAAGCTTACTCCCCCACCATGAAGGGTTCCCAGttctctcctccctgcctccctacATTGCAAGATACACATAAAGCCAGGACACTGCCTCAGCCATTAGGCTGAGACCCGTGCCAACCTTTAAGAGGTTCCTGCCCTCAAGAGACATCTAGTTCCGGCTCAGCCTTCCTAGCTTGGCATGTTCACTAGGCTTTTTACTGCTGATAAACAAGGGGCGAGAGTGGGAGGAgttgggggcaggggcagggcacaGTGCTCTTCACAGCTGTCTTGTAAGCCTATGCAATGGGCTCTGCCTTCAGAGTGACAGCTGGATGCCCCTGGCCAGTGAGTGCAGGGCCACTCTGGTTGGAGCTCAGGCCAGACCCCCCAGGAGTCTCTCAAGGAGGCTTTACCTGCCTAATGCCTGCCTCCCAGACTCAGCTTGAAGTTGTGAAGTTTTCAGTAGGTTGGATATTGGTGAATGGGAGGGTCCTATTTCACCAGAGGGAGGGCATGTTTCCTCTTCCTATCCTGGGCTTAGGGGCTAGATCTTCTTACAGAGACCTCCTCCTTTACCCCTGAGGACCCACTCCTTCCTCAGCACCTTGGAAAGGGATTACACTTCATCTCTTCTGTACCACTCCTTGAGTTGTATAGGACAGCTGCTTCACTGGGCATTTGGGCCCTGGGTAGTCCCAGGGAAAGCCAGCACTACTAGCAGGCCCTACAAGGGTTTGGGGCCTTTGCCAGGGCAGAGCAGGAGGCAAATTGGAGACCCTACATGTCCCACCAGTGAGTAAGTAGGGCCATTGTGGTTCAAGTCAGGCCCACACAGGAGTCTGGGGAACCAGGCACAGTGCTTCTCTCCAGCATCTTGATAGTTCTCTGGGCTGCAGCAGGGAGCAAGGCAAGTAGCAGGGGTGGGGGGCCTGAGTGGGGGGTCCTAGGTAGCCTAAGTCATCATGAGACCTTCTGAGCCTGTGGAGCTAGCAGACTCAGAGCCAGCCTTAAGCCGCAGGCCCACAGGGTTGCAGAGATCGAAGTCCTCAGCTACCGCCAGCTGCACGCGGCCATTGAAGTCCCCCCTGCTTGGCTCCAGAAAGACCACATGCTTGTGGACACTGGCCTTGCGGCTGGGCGCATCTGGCGGTGTGGCACTGAGCACCGAGGACTGTGCACTCAGCTCCTGGAGCGGGCTGGGTGTTTGGGGCCAGCGGCGGCAGCAGCGACAGGTACGGcggcagcagcagcggcagcagccgCGACACGGTGGCGCGAACAGGTAGAGCAGCACGAGCACCAGGCCCACAACGCAGCCCAGAAGCGTGGTGAAGGCTGTATTGAAGGCCTCTGGCTCTGGGCGAGAGAAATGCACGCTCACGTTGTACTCGTGCATCTGGTTGTGGTGCAGGCGGGGCCCCGTGGCCAGGCACACGAAGACGCCCGCATGCCGCTGCTGCACGTTTCCTATGGCCAAGCTGCCGTCTGCCAGCACTGTGATACTACCGTCGCGGGATCCTGGCGCCATGAGCAGCTCATGCTGTGGTGAAACCCAGGCGATGCGCAGGGCCGGCGCGCTGGTGTTGCAGTATAGCCTCAGGGACCGACCCACCTGCGCATGCAGCTGCTCTTCCGGCCGCTCTAGGCTGAAAGCTGGGGCAGCAGTGCAGTTCTCGAAGACTCGGCTGTGCTCAAAGAAGCGCACGCGGGACGTGAGTACATTGAAGACCAGGCACATGTACTCGTGGGCAAAGTCACGCACGGCGCTTAGGCCCCGCTGGTGCCAGCGCTGCAGAAGGTGGTAAAGGTGGCAGTTACAGGGCAGCGGATTGTTGTGCAAGTAGAGGCCATTCTTGAGGAAGGCTGGTAGTGCAGCCAGCTCTGGTACGGAGATGTGTCCTATCCGGTTGGAGGAGAGATCCAGAGTACGCAGGTGGGTCGCAACCAGACCGTACAGGTGATCGAAAGAGAAGGACGCGAGTTTGTTGCAACCCAGGTAGAGATGGCTGAGCGCGCTCAGGCCGTGGAAGGCATGTTCATCCAAGTGCACCAGGTGGTTATTGAACAGAAACAGCCTCTCCAGCGCCCCCAGCCCCTCGAGGTCGTGGCGGCCGAGCGCCCGCAAGGCATTAGATGATAGATCGAGCAGCCTCAGGCCGCTGGCATTGGTGAAGACACCGCGACCCAGTACATCGAGCCTGTTGTGGCCTAGTCGTAGGTCGCGCAGTCGGGAAAGGGGCGTCAGCCAGCCGGGGCGCAGGCGCTGGAGTGCGTTGTGGCTCAGGTCGAGGTCTGCAGCAGCGGCAGGTAACACGGCCGGCACGTCCTGCAACCCAAGCCCTGCGCAGCTCACCAGATCGGCGGCGCAGACGCATTTGTAGGGGCAGCTGTGGGATGCAAGGGGTGGGAAGTCTTCCGAGTCCCGGGTGCCTAATCCAACCCGCGACATGCACAGGAGTGTGCCCAGCATCACCAGCCGGGCCATGGTTGTGACTACCAGGGATAGGGCAGGGCAGCTCTGTGCAGGTCACAGCTCCAGGACTCACCCACTTCTCTGGTTGGACGTCCGTGGCACCAGACAGCTCATGACTAAGGAGGCACGATGCAGGTTCTGCCCCGCGCGGCCGACTGcttctgctccctcattcccagGTCATGAGGCAACCTTCAGCTTTCCTATCTCTCTCCGGGCGTGTTCCGGGTTGGTTTCTAAATACTAGTCGGGCATGGGGTGGCCCAGTGGGCGGGACCCTAGCTCCTATTGGTTCTTGTTTCGGGGGGCGGGGCGGCTGCGTCTTAGCGCTAAGCTGTCCCCTGTGGCTGTCAGAGAGGACGCAAGTCCGACCCTAGTGTCCCAGCCTGCCTTTGGGCAACAGCTTCCCGTAGCTCTCCTCTCTTGGAGGAGTAAAAGTTAGTGTGGGAAGAATATCTCTAAGCTTCTGTTAatgttttttgtgtttattttaagtgattttttaagGATTAATTTGGTGGCTTCCCTAAGCCCTTTTAAACTGTTAATTAGGCTGGGTAGGATCTTACAGGGATCTAGGACTTACTGggggtctgctaaacaaaatgTGAGGGTCGAAAGGAGATAAAAATGCACGTGTCATGGCACCCACTCTTCCTTCCCCCTGTTAGAGATTAATTTCAGACAGGCTCCAAAGCCTTCTGACTACAGTTGCACTCTTCCCTACCTAGGACAGAAAGAGCCACATCAGTGCTTCTGGCAGATCCCTGCTTTCAGCTCCGCTCAATATCCTATCTCCTGGGGCAGCCAGAGCCCCCAGCACCTGGCACTGCCCTGCCAGTCCCTGACCGGAAGCGCTTCTCCCTGCAGAGCTGTGAGTGGGGTGGGGAAGGCGGTCAGGTGCCTTGAAAACAGCAAATTCCCAGgctggaatattcttttttttttgtagagacatagtctcactttatggccctcggtgtgccgtggcctcacccagctcacagcaacctccagctcctgggcttaagcgattctcttgcctcagcctcccaagtagctgggactacaggcgcctgccacaacgcccggctattttttggttgcagttccgccggggctgggtttgaatccgctaccctcggtatatggggccggcgccttaccgactgagccccaggcgccgccccaggctgGGAATATTCAAGGGATACCGTGTTCTTGGGCCACATTTGGCCTGATTCTACCTACCACTCCCCAGATACGGATTATATCAGCGCTGAGGAGTTGGCCCAAGTGGAACAGATGCTGGCACACTTGACCTCAGCATCTGCCCAGGCAGCAGCTGCCTCCCTGGTGAGTGGGACTAGAGTATACACCAAAGTCCATGCTATTTGAACATGTGTGCACTCTTATGTGGGCACAGTGTACGTCCATTTATCTGGGCATCCAACTCCAACCCACCCTCCGCTGTCCTCCCTGCAGCCCACCAGTGAGGAGGACCTCTGCCCAATCTGTTATGCCCATCCCATCTCTGCTGTGTTCCAGCCCTGTGGCCACAAGTCCTGCAAGTAAGTAGGCCCCATGGGCTTGGTGGGGGGAGAGCAGtaggaacacacaggacagccctCACCCCTCCACTGTTGTAGAGCCTGCATCAACCAGCACCTGATGAACAACAAGGATTGCTTCTTCTGCAAAGCCACCATCATTTCTGTAGAGGACTGGGAAAAAGCAGCCAATACAAGTACCTCCTCCTCAGCTGCCTAACCCTTACAGCCTGCAACACACTGGAAACTTCACCTTTGAAtccaggcccgggctgggccaAATTTATGAGCTCCCTTTGCCCTGCTACCTATAACACTCTCACCCCCACCACATCCATCCTCTTCTTGCCTGCCTATAGCTTCATTAGTGGGAGCCCGGGCATAGCCCTAATTGTGCCTGAGCTTGACTTTCAGTCAGGGCCGCAGTGAGCATTAAATTATTATTCCACACAGCCCTGGCCCCGGCCCTTCTTGAGGGAGTAGAGTTTGTGGAGAGTGCCCAGCAGAGGTTCTGCCAGATTATATTCACATGAGAAGGCAGGTgtccaccagcttcagcctcaTCCAATCCTGCCCAAATGGCAACAAGTCCAGGGTCTTCTGATGTATCAGGCCAGTGTTCCCCTTAACAATTGGAAAACCAGGGCTTGACCAGCCCCATCATCCTCACATGATGATGCGAGGCTCTGGCACAGACTCGCCAATAGACTTGTGTGGCAGCACACTAGCTCCATTGAGGTATAGCTCATCATTAACTATGACATCCTCGCCCAGCACTGTCACGTTCTCCATGCGAACCTTGGAGAGAGAGGATAAATCTTGTCAGTGAGACAGGCACACTCCCTGTTGCTCTCCCCACTTAACCTAGCCTGCAGGCTTACCCACTGGCCCACACGGCAGCGCCAGCCCACAATGCACGACTCCAGCCAGGAATGGGAGTGGATATGAGCGTCCCGCAGCACTGTACACCGCCGGATACACACACCATCCTCCACTACCACACCAGGACCCAGGCTCACGTTGGGACCAATGCTGCAGTTCTGGCCAATGCGGGCACTTGGGTCCTGAGAGcagtagagaaaataaaagtggGCCATTTGTCTCCCAAGACTGAGGGCATTATGATGGGTTGAGCAAGAGCCTCACCACCAGCACGTTGCCTACAATGCCAGGGCCTGAGCATAGTCGCTCAGGCTGCTTCTGCCGCACTGACTGCAGGAAGAGGCACATGCCAGTGAGGAAATCCTTGGGCTGCCCAATGTCCATCCAGAAGCCTGTAGGGAGGGATGCATCAGGGGGCTCAGCCCAGCCACAGACCACCCCCACCCTGTGGccttcctgcctcaccctgcAGCTCCATGGCATATAGCTGCCCCTCCTTGGCCATAACAGGGAAGACCTCCTTCTCAATGGATGTAGGCTGCAGCTGTGGGAGTAGGCAGCTCGTAAGGAGGATCATAGTGGTGATGgcctgccccaccccagcccacccAGAAGCTGTCTCCTACACACCTGGATGCGCTGCAGCACTGCAGGACTCAGGATGTACATGCCTGCGTTGATCTTATTGGACACAAATACCTGTGGCTTCTCCACGAACCGGTGAATTCGACCTGTGTCAGCCTCACACACCACCACACCGTACTTGGAGGGTTCCTCCACCTTGGTCACCTGAATGCAGAGGCACCTCAAGCCTAGTCCAGTGTTCCTGAGCTTTGATGTGCATGCTGTCCCAAATCTCAGGGATTCGCTCCCAAATGCTTAAAGATTAATACTGCACAGCTTCTGCATCCATAACGTAAGAGGGTAATTCAAGTCTGAGGGCCAGGGAAGGCCAGGCATAGGGGTGGAAATATCAAAAGAGATGTAAGACCTGGTTTCTTACCAGGATAGAGCCCTCCTGGCCATGGTGCTGGTGGAACTGCACCATGGCTTGGAAAGGGAAATCGCAGATCACGTCACTATTGAGGACGAAGAAAGGGTCTGCAGTCTCAGAGAGCAGGTCACGGGCCAATGCCAGGGGCCCAGCTAGGGGGAAAGAGCAGGTCACCACCTTGCTAGGGATCTGAATCCCTGGGTTCAGGCTCAGCAGGCCCAATCCAGGATGGGTCTTACCTCTTGCCTGGCCCTAACCTCCCCGAAGAATATTCCTGTCTCTACTGACCTGTACCCAAAGGCTCCACTTCATGGGACATGGAGATTCGGATTCCCAACTGGAATGAAGAAGGTCCCAGTTAGATTCACCTGCCAAGTTGGGAAGGTGAGCAAAGACCAAGAATAAGGGCCAAGAGTCCGTGCCTCACCCTCTGTTCCTGCGCCTTCATTTCCTTCTCCAACACCTGTGACATGTAGCTCACGGCCAGGATCACGTGGTCCACGCCTGCCTGCCGGACAGAACGCAGGCTAACAGGCGGGCTCAGCTGGAAGGTACGGCCCTTCCTAACTCCCAGTGCTAGCCGTCCGTCCCTTGTCCAGCCAGGTACGACCAAGACCCAGATCCCAATCCCGGGCATTACCGCGGCCAGCGCCTCCACTTGGTGCAACAAGATGGGCTTATTGCAGAAGTCCACCAGTGGCTTCGGGGTGCTCAGTGTCAGCGGCCGTAGCCGCGTCCCATAGCCGCCCACCAAGATCAGTGCCTTCATCGAACCTGCGGGCGACGGGAGAGTGAGTCTTGGGCTCCGAGGTGCCTGCCGCCTGCCACGCCGTCCCCTGCCACACACTCCCACCGCCATCCTCGGCCCCGCGCCCTTCACCAGCCTGACTGACCGACTCTGGTTCCACTTCGCCCTCCCGGTCTGTTCTGATGCCGGATCTGGGGCAGCCACAACCCACCACACGATGCAGGATATAGGACAGGGGCCCGACTCAGGCCGGACCTGGCGCGGGCAGTGTCGTACCCCTGGCGGGCCAATCGGTTGTTGTATACGTGGCACGGCCGCCGGCGACCGACAGAGGGGGAACGTCGCTGCGTAAGACGTAGCCAATGAGAGCCCGAGCTTGCCAGGCTGCCATGGAAACCGAGGCCGGAACAGGCGGGTCAGCAGCCCACTGGCAGATCCAAAGGCGGAACTGGCGCCAAGGGCGAGGCCTAATTTCCTACAGGTTCATGGGTTGTCCACGGAACGGCGGTTTCcaaccctgccctgcccctggccTCTCCCCCTGTACTCCAGCGCGGAGAAGGGACTGGGGGCCGTGGATTGGTTTAGCAGGCTGCCAGCCTTACTACCCGGAAATAGCGGGATTTTCACAAGGACACCAACACGACTGTTTCTAGCGGCTTTATTTTGACATACAAGACCTCAGACACAAGCAGGGTGGGCAGCGCCAGGTGTACAGAAAGGGGAGGGCTCAGCCCAagcactcccctcccccacaggcAAGGTCCCGAGAAAACGCGCAACTGCGGCCGGAGCCACGTGTAGTATCCAGATGCAGGCCTCAGCCGGTGTGGACAGGCTTGGAAAAGGGCAGCAGGGAGCGATTCACAGAACGCGAGGTCTTACAGTTCCCCGAGAAGCGAAAAAATTAGGCCTTTCCCAgggttgtccttttttttttttctctcattatttAAATCGGCACAAACATAACCAAATTGTACAGCTTTAAAGTTCAAAGCAATTTGAATCTAGGGAACGTGCATGTGGCCAGGTGTGAGCGCATGAACAGCGGCTACTGAACTAGCACAGGACCCCCTGCCCCTTGGTGGGAATCCCCATGCCCACTGCATAGACCCACAGAAGGAGAAGGGGGGTAGGGTCCCTAGCTATACTGGTCCCCTTCCTCTTTGAAGCACCACCCATcatgcctcccctccctctgctggTGTGGGCTTAGCCCAGGGAAGCACAACAGAGAGGAGTCACCTCGGCAACCCCAAACCCATGATCCCATGTTGCACTTTGGTCCCAAGTTAGGGCTGGGAAGGCAGGGCCTGGCAGGGACAGGGCCCTCTGACCTGGGGCAGGGAAAAAGCGGTGGCAGTTAAGTATGCACACACACTTGCCCACCACCATCAGATAACAGGGCTGGGTATCCAGGTTCAAAGTGCTGAAAAGAGGGGCCCTGCCCTGGGGGAGCAGCAGCAAATTCCAGGCCTTTCCACTCCTTACTGCCAAACACTGTATCTAGTGGGGCAGGCTCCCTCGCTACGAGGAGCAACAGAAGGGGGCAGCATTTGCTCCCATAATCTAGAACTTGGGAGGCACAGAACACCCCCAGGCAGTCACGAATGGCTACAGACCCTTTGTTTTATCCTGTACCCTACCAGGGAATGACTAACAGCTACTACCCCCATGACTGAAGCCACAAAATGGTACAGCAGAGAAGTGGTCATTTTTAACCCGAAACAGGCAAGTTGCACCTCCCAGGCCCAAGGAATGGGAACCTGCCCCAGACTGGCACCAGGGTCAGAGTGCTGAGAGAAGGGATCCACTCTCTCATGTAAGGAGCCCATTTAAGAGGCTGGAAAATTATTCCATCAGTTACCAAGGCCTCTCACAGATACAGGCTAGCTGGCTGGCTTTTAATGCTAAAACAGGAACCTGCCAAAAGTGACAATGACACTGGCCCTAGGCTCAGAAAACAGGGTATTAACCTTGGCAATGGCTGAGTTCAGTGTCACATCCTGTTTTAGAGGTTTCTGTGCCACTAAGGGCTGGcagcaaaaatgacaaaaaccTTGAGCCTTAACTGCCCCACTGTCAGTGTTGAGGTCCATACTTGAAGCCCACAGAAGGGTGCTGGGTCAGCAGGGAAACTCTACCTACAATTCTTTCTGCTACCAAGTCTTTATAAAAAGGTAGCACCTGCAGAGGGAGGGCAAAGGGGCAAAAGCTCACCTCAGAAACAGGAAAGAGTTTTTTGCTGAGGAAAGTAAGGAGGAAATCAGTATGTACTAATGAGCAAGGCTACACCCTAGGGAAGGATCTCAAAAGATGGGGGATGGCAGGTGGACACATGGATAAACAGACCCCAGGATTCATCAGACAAAGCTCTCATTAGAAGAATCTGGGCACCTGAACTTAGAGCTCAGACAATGTCCCTATGAACAGACAAGCTTAAAGTTCTCCTTCCAAGCCCAGGTCCTGGAATGACTCACAAAGGGCTGCTGCCTTGAGCTTGGCCTGTGGAAATGTGAGACCCTGAGCGGACCACAGCCCTAGAACCCTGGGAGGACCCCATCCAGTGGCAGCACAGCTGCCCAAACTAGAGGAGGAGGATTCCCACCCACAGCACAAGAACTGCAAATACTGGCTGGGCCAGAGCCACCAGAGGCCCTGAGGCATACTAGGATATCCATTCTTCTTGGCAAACAGAGCTGCAACTCCCTTCAGTGAGGCACAAAGGAGTGCCTCCTTAGGCAAGGGATCTTGGTGAGTGAAGCTGGCTGGGATTGCAGGCAGAGGAGGTTCTCGTGCTAATAGGTGCCTATGAAACCTAGGGCCTGCCCGCTGCCATGAGTTGGCTTTAGTCCAGGTTCATTAATCTAGTTCCATGCTAAGGTCAGACCCAAGGATGGATCCAGCTGTGTGCAAGACTGTGGTGCCCTGAGGGCATCTATTAAAGAGTTAACTGACATCCACACCACAAAACTGGAAAGCCCCCAAGAGATGGGAGCCAAATCCCTTCTACTTCTGAGGAAAAAGGGACAAGTGGACATTGGGGGGTAGGGGGAGGAAGCCCTGCACCAGCCCAGGGCTTCACCTGATAATTAGCAGGGCCCTGC
It contains:
- the GMPPB gene encoding mannose-1-phosphate guanyltransferase beta isoform X1, which gives rise to MKALILVGGYGTRLRPLTLSTPKPLVDFCNKPILLHQVEALAAAGVDHVILAVSYMSQVLEKEMKAQEQRLGIRISMSHEVEPLGTAGPLALARDLLSETADPFFVLNSDVICDFPFQAMVQFHQHHGQEGSILVTKVEEPSKYGVVVCEADTGRIHRFVEKPQVFVSNKINAGMYILSPAVLQRIQLQPTSIEKEVFPVMAKEGQLYAMELQGFWMDIGQPKDFLTGMCLFLQSVRQKQPERLCSGPGIVGNVLVDPSARIGQNCSIGPNVSLGPGVVVEDGVCIRRCTVLRDAHIHSHSWLESCIVGWRCRVGQWVRMENVTVLGEDVIVNDELYLNGASVLPHKSIGESVPEPRIIM
- the GMPPB gene encoding mannose-1-phosphate guanyltransferase beta isoform X2; this encodes MSQVLEKEMKAQEQRLGIRISMSHEVEPLGTAGPLALARDLLSETADPFFVLNSDVICDFPFQAMVQFHQHHGQEGSILVTKVEEPSKYGVVVCEADTGRIHRFVEKPQVFVSNKINAGMYILSPAVLQRIQLQPTSIEKEVFPVMAKEGQLYAMELQGFWMDIGQPKDFLTGMCLFLQSVRQKQPERLCSGPGIVGNVLVDPSARIGQNCSIGPNVSLGPGVVVEDGVCIRRCTVLRDAHIHSHSWLESCIVGWRCRVGQWVRMENVTVLGEDVIVNDELYLNGASVLPHKSIGESVPEPRIIM